Part of the Quercus robur chromosome 5, dhQueRobu3.1, whole genome shotgun sequence genome, CCGAATTCCTTTGATGAAGTTTTTTCATTTCCGCTGAGTAGCAACACCATGAAAATACCCTGTATTCCTGTCCCCATTTATTAGCCATTGAATACGTGATCTTTGAGCCCACATATGATTTTCCTTGTCCAACAGTACATTCAAGTCTCGCCTCAATTCAACCACTGAATCATGAGAACCCCCATTGGCCAACTCTTCCTCCGCTTTCCAAAGAAGCTCCTTTTTTTGCACTATCTGCTTCTTAACACTACCAAAATGGTCTTTGCTCCATGCCTTCAACATCTTCTTGCACTTCTTAAGTTTTGTAGAAACCCAAAACATTGGTTGACCCCTAGGTTGAGATTCCCAAGCCCTAAGAACCGTGTCACTACAACCTCTATCAGCCAACCACATCTCCTCGAACCTAAAGGGCTTTCGCTTCCATCTTTGAGATTCACCATTCGGGTCCAAAATCAACAATAATGGCCTGTAATCCAACTCTACATAGTGCAAGTGTCGAATGGTAGCTGTAGGAAATTTCTCCAGCCAGTCATGATTTGCCACCCCTCTATCCAATCTCTCCCAAATGATGTGTCCATGTCTATTGCCATTCCAGGTAAATTCCGGATCAGTGAAACCTAAATCAACAAATCCACAAACATCCAAAGTATCCCTGAACGCCTGCATTTGACAATGAGGTCGAATCCTACCACCTCCCTTTTCCTCTGTAAATAGAATCTCGTTAAAGTCTCCCATGCAAAGCCACGGTAAATGAGGCTTCGAATTGAGCAAACGCATCATAGCCCATGCATCTTCTCTATCCTGAGCATCTGGAGCACCATAGAATCCCGTAAACCTCCAAGCATCAGCTGAACCACCATGAACTTTAGCATCAATATGAAAACGAGAGAAACTGTCAACCCAAACTGTAACACCATGTTTCCACAAAAGAGCTAAACCACCACCCACATCCTGTTTCGGGACAACAAACAACCCTGCATATTTAATGTTACATCGGATTTTTTCTAGTTGATCCTTTTTTGACCAAGTCTCTGACAAGAACACAACTAGGGGATCTTTTGCTTGAATTAACTCTTTAAGCTCTATCCTTGCACGCCAGTTCCCAAGCCCGTGGCAATTCCAAGCTAGGCAACTCATTGCTCTCAGTGGGGCTGAACCACAGCCTCCACCGCTTCATTGCTTTTTGCGCTAGCACAGCGTTTTTTCAAGGGAACCACATCCTCGTCATCCTCCAATATTTCCTGCACTCTCCTTTTTGACTGACCGAGAATAGGTTCTGCTTGGGTATTCTCCCTAATCCTAAGCAGTCGTTTCCATCCTCGTGTAATACTCCTGGGGGCTTCACTGTCCTCTTCAGTTTCCTGCAAATTAATTGGGTCAGCCCCATCAGATAAGTTAGTGTGGTCCGTGGTGGTCAATGTGGAATGACCAACTGACTTAGGAGAGTCAAACTTTGTCAAGTCAGCATCTATTTCCTTAAGCTTTTCCTGGAACTGTTCACTATAAGCTGAAACTTGCCCCATCAACGGCCCAAAACTGGTGTTCGGCGGTTCCTTAGCACCCTCCCCAAACTGACCCTTGACACCAACAGCTTCTGAGTCTAACCTAGAAAGATCATCCTCATCTCTTAATACCCCTGAGTTGCCGCAAACCTACACTTTAGACATGTCCATGGGTTCCTCGACATCCCTACTAGCCGGAATCTCCTTAGCTTCATCCGTTCCATCCCCACTCCCTTTAACTCGGACAACAGAGCACCGTTTTGCTGTGATAGGTGGCGCTCTCAACCAGCCACCAATTTGCTGGTCTTGCTCAGTAAGTGTCCCTCTGCTTCGAACCCACAAATCACAGTCTTTGTCGCTGTGCGATAAAAGACTGCACCAATAACAAAGGTTAGGCAATCGCTTGTATTTATATCTGATCCAGCCGACCTTCCCATCGTCACCACAGACTCTCCTCCCCCGGCAAAGCGGTTTCGACGTATCCACCAGGACCCTGATACGCATGAAACTGCTACCATCTTGAGTACCCCATTCCTTCAGACCTTCTTGAACTATTCCAATATTACTACCAATATCACAAGCAGCGTTAGGATTCATATCACCAAGTGGCCAATCGTGAATCTGAACCCAGAataaagttttgttgaaaacaaGTTCTTTAACCGGCACGTTCTTGTTCATCTTTTGGAGAGAAACCAGGTATTTATTGTAGCTCCACGGCTCTCCCAAAAGGACTCTATCAGCATTTGACtccaaacaaaaagaacaatgtGGTTACCCATGTCTTTCACCTCAAAACTCCGTTTAGTGCGCCAAAGGGGCTTGAATGTCCGGGCTATAGCTTCCATGTTAAGCATCCTATATGTGAAAAACTTGGCTGCCAAAACCCT contains:
- the LOC126728907 gene encoding uncharacterized protein LOC126728907 codes for the protein MSCLAWNCHGLGNWRARIELKELIQAKDPLVVFLSETWSKKDQLEKIRCNIKYAGLFVVPKQDVGGGLALLWKHGVTVWVDSFSRFHIDAKVHGGSADAWRFTGFYGAPDAQDREDAWAMMRLLNSKPHLPWLCMGDFNEILFTEEKGGGRIRPHCQMQAFRDTLDVCGFVDLGFTDPEFTWNGNRHGHIIWERLDRGVANHDWLEKFPTATIRHLHYVELDYRPLLLILDPNGESQRWKRKPFRFEEMWLADRGCSDTVLRAWESQPRGQPMFWVSTKLKKCKKMLKAWSKDHFGSVKKQIVQKKELLWKAEEELANGGSHDSVVELRRDLNVLLDKENHMWAQRSRIQWLINGDRNTGYFHGVATQRK